One genomic segment of Oncorhynchus kisutch isolate 150728-3 linkage group LG15, Okis_V2, whole genome shotgun sequence includes these proteins:
- the LOC109905785 gene encoding cilia- and flagella-associated protein 45 isoform X1, which translates to MSSPSRKTQKPDTVRIITRDLIRDLKIPSKDPSGLSVFLHPTEIERITTASRVSTKEELEATLDAQRREREAAMDAAEDRKAHICQADLSCQKNQDLSDLEAEAKERAQYLLERANAMRMEQEDEVKKLNELILDAHCHAVRDAQILERQQILAELQDEERRLDAMMEVDHRRALEALEQIDELRKHQRIQGNQLIINQIEERLEDRMLQNEMKGHEGQQMLERMQMEELEALVRKKEEQQRLQEILRINEDRLLAKERKKEDYEHLHNRRPALSLAVVISIPAQGQRGRPAGRGGPALPHRRDQGEAAQGAQGCWTTREVLQ; encoded by the exons ATGTCTTCTCCAAGTCGGAAAACTCAGAAACCAGACACAGTTCGCATCATCACAAGGGACCTCATCCGAGATCTGAA GATCCCAAGTAAGGATCCATCTgggctgtctgtctttctccaccCAACTGAGATCGAGCGGATCACAACAGCTTCTCGGGTTTCAACCAAGGAAGAGCTGGAGGCCACGCTGGATgcccagaggagagagagagaagcagctaTG GATGCTGCTGAGGATAGGAAGGCCCATATCTGCCAGGCTGACCTGTCTTGTCAGAAGAACCAGGACCTAAGTGATCTGGAGGCTGAGGCCAAGGAAAGAGCTCAGTACCTGCTGGAAAGGGCCAATGCCATGAGGATGGAGCAGGAGGACGAGGTCAAGAAACTCAATGAG TTGATCCTGGATGCCCATTGCCACGCGGTGAGGGATGCCCAGATCCTAGAGAggcagcagatcctggctgagcTGCAGGACGAGGAGAGGCGACTGGATGCCATGATGGAGGTGGACCACAGGAGAGCCCTGGAGGCCCTGGAGCAGATCGACGAGTTGCGCAAACACCAGAGGATCCA GGGAAATCAGCTGATTATAAATCAGATTGAGGAGCGTCTGGAGGACAGGATGTTGCAGAATGAGATGAAGGGGCATGAAGGCCAGCAGATGCTGGAGAGGATGCAGATGGAGGAGCTGGAA gctCTGGTGAGGAAGAAGGAGGAGCAGCAGCGTCTGCAGGAGATCCTCCGTATCAATGAGGACAGGCTGCTGGCCAAGGAGCGCAAGAAAGAGGATTATGAACATCTTCATAATAG gcgccctgcactttcactggctgttgtcatatcgatccctgCGCAGGGACAAAGAGGGAGACCGGCTGGACGAGGAGGCCCGGCATTGCCACATCGACGAGATCAAGGAGAAGCAGCTCAGGGAGCTCAA
- the LOC109905785 gene encoding cilia- and flagella-associated protein 45 isoform X2, protein MSSPSRKTQKPDTVRIITRDLIRDLKIPSKDPSGLSVFLHPTEIERITTASRVSTKEELEATLDAQRREREAAMDAAEDRKAHICQADLSCQKNQDLSDLEAEAKERAQYLLERANAMRMEQEDEVKKLNELILDAHCHAVRDAQILERQQILAELQDEERRLDAMMEVDHRRALEALEQIDELRKHQRIQGNQLIINQIEERLEDRMLQNEMKGHEGQQMLERMQMEELEALVRKKEEQQRLQEILRINEDRLLAKERKKEDYEHLHNRDKEGDRLDEEARHCHIDEIKEKQLRELKAAGPPEKYCNKVERRVHALPALAH, encoded by the exons ATGTCTTCTCCAAGTCGGAAAACTCAGAAACCAGACACAGTTCGCATCATCACAAGGGACCTCATCCGAGATCTGAA GATCCCAAGTAAGGATCCATCTgggctgtctgtctttctccaccCAACTGAGATCGAGCGGATCACAACAGCTTCTCGGGTTTCAACCAAGGAAGAGCTGGAGGCCACGCTGGATgcccagaggagagagagagaagcagctaTG GATGCTGCTGAGGATAGGAAGGCCCATATCTGCCAGGCTGACCTGTCTTGTCAGAAGAACCAGGACCTAAGTGATCTGGAGGCTGAGGCCAAGGAAAGAGCTCAGTACCTGCTGGAAAGGGCCAATGCCATGAGGATGGAGCAGGAGGACGAGGTCAAGAAACTCAATGAG TTGATCCTGGATGCCCATTGCCACGCGGTGAGGGATGCCCAGATCCTAGAGAggcagcagatcctggctgagcTGCAGGACGAGGAGAGGCGACTGGATGCCATGATGGAGGTGGACCACAGGAGAGCCCTGGAGGCCCTGGAGCAGATCGACGAGTTGCGCAAACACCAGAGGATCCA GGGAAATCAGCTGATTATAAATCAGATTGAGGAGCGTCTGGAGGACAGGATGTTGCAGAATGAGATGAAGGGGCATGAAGGCCAGCAGATGCTGGAGAGGATGCAGATGGAGGAGCTGGAA gctCTGGTGAGGAAGAAGGAGGAGCAGCAGCGTCTGCAGGAGATCCTCCGTATCAATGAGGACAGGCTGCTGGCCAAGGAGCGCAAGAAAGAGGATTATGAACATCTTCATAATAG GGACAAAGAGGGAGACCGGCTGGACGAGGAGGCCCGGCATTGCCACATCGACGAGATCAAGGAGAAGCAGCTCAGGGAGCTCAA